Proteins from a genomic interval of Rosa chinensis cultivar Old Blush chromosome 2, RchiOBHm-V2, whole genome shotgun sequence:
- the LOC112189655 gene encoding DAZ-associated protein 1, producing the protein MDRKLVVLGIPWDIDTDGLREYMSKFGELEDCIVMKERSTGRSRGFGYVTFASAEDAKSVSSSEHFLGNRMLEVKVATPKEEMRTPARKVTRIFVARIPQSVTEANFRGHFGKYGEITDLYMPKDQGSKMHRGIGFITFENADSVENLMADTHELGGSNVVVDRATPKEDDFKPVGRMPAPQGGYGAYNAYISAATRYAALGAPTLYDNPPHPGPVYGRGESARGLSKKIFVGRLPQEATAEDLRQYFGRFGRILDVYVPRDPKRTGHRGFGFVTFGEDGVADRVSRRSHEICGQQVAIDTATPLDEAGTSGNFMMNNVEPYGGYGGPMRPYGRMYGSLDFDDWGYGMGGGRPSRADWRYRPY; encoded by the exons ATGGACCGCAAGCTTGTG GTTTTGGGCATTCCATGGGATATTGATACAGACGGGTTGAGAGAGTATATGAGCAAATTTGGGGAGTTGGAGGATTGTATTGTAATGAAG GAGCGGTCAACTGGCAGATCTCGTGGATTTGGATATGTGACGTTTGCATCAGCTGAGGATGCCAAG AGCGTGTCATCAAGTGAGCACTTTCTTGGTAATAGAATGCTGGAAGTTAAAGTGGCTACCCCAAAG GAAGAGATGAGAACACCTGCAAGAAAAGTTACCAGGATTTTTGTTGCAAGGATCCCACAATCTGTGACAGAAGCAAACTTTCGAGG TCATTTTGGGAAATATGGAGAGATAACAGATTTATACATGCCGAAG GATCAAGGCTCAAAAATGCATCGAGGAATTGGGTTTATTACCTTTGAAAATGCAG ACTCTGTGGAAAATTTAATGGCTGATACTCATGAATTGGGGGGTTCCAATGTAGTTGTTGATCGAGCAACACCCAAG GAAGATGACTTTAAACCAGTGGGCAGAATGCCAGCACCACAGGGTGGATATGGTGCATACAATGCGTATATCTCTGCAGCCACTAGATATGCAGCCCTTGGGGCTCCGACTTTGTATGATAATCCACCACATCCAGGGCCCGTTTATGGAA GAGGGGAATCTGCTCGAGGATTGAGCAAAAAGATTTTTGTTGGAAGGCTGCCTCAGGAGGCAACTgctgaagatctccgccagtaTTTTGGCAGATTTGGCCGTATATTAGATGTCTATGTTCCCAGG GATCCCAAAAGAACTGGCCATAGAGGATTTGGTTTTGTAACATTCGGGGAAGACGGTGTAGCAGATCGTGTATCACGAAGATCTCATGAGATCTGTGGACAGCAG GTTGCAATAGATACAGCCACACCTCTTGATGAAGCTGGTACAAGTGGGAACTTTATGATGAACAATGTAGAACCATATGGTGGATATGGTGGTCCTATGCGCCCTTATGGCAGGATGTATGGAAGTCTGGATTTTGATGAC TGGGGTTATGGAATGGGCGGTGGGCGACCATCAAGAGCAGATTGGAGGTACAGACCATACTAG
- the LOC112189654 gene encoding uncharacterized protein LOC112189654 translates to MKKGSGASLDLGTLPGQKGWNSERVRTLSNNNGGGGGRTLGSKWEDAERWICSPNLGLGKDRSKDMDSHGQKRRPKSKSGPIVPPGALYYSNNSPTNPGFEGGSFGNFVTGSPFSTGVLAADSVCLNYGGMGRSTSLLGMPEFLNEKFDDNSSEEPMVARAVSQRDMGTQISQNAEGCLQSSSPRRRSSFAPSSPTLVSIVEQQREHFARLEVREVQVDNRVTVVNGSRGGGAENTKKSPPDVNDFGNIAFQDITPSFNIAEAAMNISRLQREEAKISAWENLQKAKAEAALRKLEMKLEKKKSSTMDKIMKKLSKAQVKANKMRNSMAVGDSHQLAETPSKAGSFSKRVRIGLLRRCFTCNAL, encoded by the exons ATGAAGAAAGGCTCTGGAGCTTCCCTGGATTTGGGGACACTTCCAGGTCAAAAGGGTTGGAACTCAGAACGAGTGAGGACACTGAGTAATAACAATGGTGGAGGTGGAGGGAGGACTTTGGGTTCGAAATGGGAAGATGCAGAAAGGTGGATTTGCAGCCCAAATCTCGGACTTGGCAAAGACAGAAGCAAGGATATGGATTCTCATGGCCAGAAGAGGAGGCCCAAGTCCAAGAGTGGTCCGATTGTGCCGCCGGGAGCTTTGTACTACTCGAATAATTCACCTACAAATCCAGGTTTTGAAGGTGGAAGTTTCGGGAACTTTGTTACTGGTTCCCCATTCTCAACTGGAGTTTTGGCAGCTGATAGCGTCTGTCTTAACTATGGAGGGATGGGAAGATCAACAAGCCTGCTTGGAATGCCAGAATTCCTGA ATGAGAAGTTTGATGATAACAGTAGTGAGGAGCCAATGGTTGCTCGTGCTGTTTCACAAAGAGATATGGGAACCCAAATAAGCCAAAATGCAGAGGGTTGTCTACAGTCATCATCACCAAGGAGAAGGTCATCATTTGCTCCATCTTCTCCCACTCTGGTTTCCATTGTGGAGCAGCAACGTGAACATTTTGCAAGATTAGAGGTCAGAGAAGTGCAGGTAGACAATCGAGTCACCGTTGTTAATGGGTCTAGAGGAGGTGGCGCCGAAAACACCAAGAAAAGTCCACCGGATGTCAATGACTTCGGCAACATTGCTTTTCAGGACATAACTCCATCTTTTAACATTGCAGAAGCAGCAATGAATATATCAAG GTTGCAAAGAGAGGAAGCCAAGATCAGTGCATGGGAGAACTTGCAGAAAGCAAAAGCTGAAGCGGCACTACGAAAACTAGAG atgaaattggaaaagaagaaaTCGTCAACAATGGATAAgattatgaagaagctgagcaAAGCACAAGTTAAAGCCAACAAGATGAGAAACTCAATGGCAGTAGGAGACAGCCATCAACTTGCCGAAACTCCAAGCAAGGCTGGTTCGTTTAGTAAGCGTGTCCGAATAGGTTTGCTGCGGAGGTGCTTTACCTGCAATGCCCTTTAA
- the LOC112189454 gene encoding triacylglycerol lipase OBL1, giving the protein MTSPVEFKTQNYLVLKPNKAGPIKLVQFLWAGYIVEGEDAMILCPTGEEENLKRKWLISFILLLQMILLWIAKPMRNFGLVFEWFLNLPSSKRNWLELSLDLLTGDIKKEKDSASFISTVGHTDKRVKLDSSISRLDVRYRRALSAMAAKIAYENQAFIETTVKNHWKMKLIKFFDFYNYYQGRHTTQAFMLHDPVDQLIVVAFRGTEFFDADAWSTDLDISWYDYRCIGKVHGGFMKALGLTPEGFPDKEPELDAPYPLAYYTLRNQLRDLVKDTNNMKFIVTGHSLGGALAILFAAILALHKEDLLLERLQGVYTFGQPRVGDKDFQGFMEKQMKNHKIKYQRIVYSND; this is encoded by the exons ATGACTTCTCCTGTCgaattcaaaacccagaatTATTTGGTTTTGAAACCAAACAAGGCTGGTCCGATCAAGCTCGTACAATTCTTGTGGGCTGGCTACATAGTGGAGGGAGAAGATGCTATGATATTGTGCCCAACGGGAGAGGAGGAAAATCTCAAACGTAAATGGCTTATATCTTTCATCCTCCTGCTTCAAATGATTCTGTTATGGATTGCCAAACCCATGAGAAattttggtttagtttttgAGTGGTTCCTCAACCTTCCTTCTAGTAAGCGAAACTGGCTTGAGCTCTCTCTTGATCTTTTAACAG GTGacataaagaaagagaaagactCAGCGAGTTTCATTTCCACTGTTGGACATACAGACAAGAGAGTGAAGTTGGATAGTAGCATCAGCCGGTTAGATGTCAGATATAGAAGAGCACTCTCTGCAATGGCTGCTAAAATAGCATATGAGAACCAAGCCTTCATTGAAACTACTGTAAAAAATCATTGGAAG ATGAAACTAATCAAGTTCTTTGACTTTTATAATT ATTATCAAGGAAGACATACTACTCAAGCCTTCATGCTCCATGACCCTGTTGATCAATTGATCGTTGTGGCATTCAGAGGTACCGAGTTCTTTGATGCAGATGCATGGAGTACTGACCTCGATATTTCCTGGTACGACTACAGGTGCATTGGGAAAGTTCATGGTGGGTTTATGAAAGCCCTAGGCTTAACCCCCGAAGGTTTTCCTGACAAAGAACCAGAACTAGATGCTCCGTACCCTTTAGCTTACTACACTCTCAGGAATCAATTGCGAGATCTCGTGAAAGACACCAATAACATGAAATTCATAGTGACCGGCCATAGCTTGGGTGGTGCACTGGCAATTTTGTTTGCAGCAATTTTGGCATTGCATAAGGAAGATTTGTTGTTGGAAAGATTGCAAGGGGTTTATACGTTCGGGCAGCCACGAGTTGGGGATAAGGACTTTCAAGGATTCATggagaaacaaatgaaaaatcatAAGATCAAGTATCAGAGGATCGTTTATAGTAACGACTAA